In Drosophila innubila isolate TH190305 chromosome 2R unlocalized genomic scaffold, UK_Dinn_1.0 1_C_2R, whole genome shotgun sequence, the following are encoded in one genomic region:
- the LOC117785220 gene encoding transcription factor grauzone isoform X2: MDRTVPENCILCLEDNPLTLDQYIDIYSEKGLQLNVVKIINKHLPMQLAAGPSLAPSHVPASSGSKVCLECWKTLSAFHTLHDFVSAAQVSLRETKVLLMEEEEEDDPLTQINFNADKQSTVQTELSFYPEVKIEEHELEQLPKIEVLESMTNLDASTARRLRKRVKAEAETVQVVSEEAAPKKRRGRPRKTEIPKEKEMPQEQQKIEQSVHETVEIEADLKREKPTDLSDQDEQEFSCNFDEGLNDHSNDSSADSSDDDDDDDDDDDDSDFEFKADKPSEVAFAVIPKRTPVRPKKYKKRAKPTEPKVRMSRELLDQRKKQQEEYDGIIAKFFSDVLPCSICNLLVHNFTEMQRHHRLTHQVDPGYMICCGRKFTQRKVLAEHVLVHWNPEHFKCITCKKAFQNSRHLESHQQVHVAKVSFQCDLCSKVFLSKTAIDYHKLNKHVPKSEFKFTCNECGKKFLTERKLKNHMSSMHDPESIIICDKCGKQMRTKIILKKHQELMHSNTPRPEPELKQCQICGAWLKGMTGLKQHMKSIHVESAGEHRCHVCSKISPNARALRRHIYHNHECERKFKCTMCDKAFKRPQELKEHTSTHTGEVLYTCPNCPMTFFCSANMYKHRQRLHRAQYMADKNQPKPPNILQQAVGATAAMKIKLMQNSNAASIESDLKHF, from the exons aTGG ATCGAACAGTGCCTGAGAACTGTATTCTCTGTCTGGAGGATAATCCGCTGACGCTTGAccaatatatcgatatatactCCGAAAAGGGATTACAACTCAATGTGGTGAAGATTATCAACAAACATTTGCCAATGCAGCTGGCTGCTGGTCCCTCTCTCGCTCCCTCTCACGTTCCCGCTTCCAGTGGCAGTAAAGTGTGCCTGGAATGCTGGAAGACACTGTCCGCTTTCCATACGCTGCATGATTTCGTCAGTGCTGCGCAGGTTTCGCTGCGAGAGACGAAGGTGCTCCTaatggaggaggaggaagaggatgATCCGTTGACCCAAATCAACTTCAATGCGGATAAACAGTCTACGGTTCAAACGGAGTTATCCTTTTATCCGGAGGTTAAGATCGAGGAACACGAACTGGAGCAGTTGCCTAAGATTGAGGTGCTCGAGAGCATGACTAATCTGGATGCTTCTACGGCCAGACGCTTAAGGAAACGCGTCAAGGCGGAAGCGGAAACTGTCCAAGTTGTCAGTGAGGAAGCGGCGCCAAAGAAACGTCGCGGAAGACCGCGTAAAACGGAAATTCCCAAGGAAAAGGAAATGCCGCAGGAGCAGCAG AAAATCGAGCAGTCAGTGCATGAGACGGTAGAGATCGAAGCGGATTTGAAAAGAGAAAAGCCGACGGACTTGAGCGACCAGGATGAACAGGAATTCAGTTGTAATTTCGATGAAGGACTCAATGATCacagcaacgacagcagcGCAGATTCCtccgatgatgatgacgatgatgatgatgatgatgatgattcgGACTTTGAGTTCAAGGCGGATAAACCCAGCGAAGTGGCATTCGCCGTGATACCAAAGAGAACTCCGGTGCGGCCCAAGAAATACAAGAAGCGAGCGAAACCGACGGAGCCAAAAGTGCGCATGTCCCGGGAACTGTTGGATCAGCGCAAGAAGCAGCAGGAGGAATACGATGGCATCATTGCCAAGTTCTTCAGTGATGTGCTGCCCTGCTCCATCTGCAATCTGTTGGTGCACAATTTTACGGAAATGCAACGCCATCATCGCCTCACACATCAGGTGGATCCTGGTTACATGATCTGCTGTGGCCGGAAGTTCACCCAACGCAAGGTGCTTGCGGAACATGTGCTGGTCCACTGGAATCCCGAGCACTTCAAGTGCATCACCTGCAAGAAGGCATTCCAGAACTCCAGGCACCTCGAGTCCCATCAACAGGTGCACGTAGCAAAGGTCTCCTTCCAGTGCGACCTCTGCTCCAAGGTGTTCCTCAGCAAGACGGCCATCGATTACCACAAGCTCAACAAACACGTTCCCAAATCCGAGTTCAAATTCACTTGCAATGAGTGCGGCAAAAA ATTCCTGACTGAGCGTAAGCTGAAGAATCACATGAGTTCCATGCACGATCCGGAGAGTATAATTATTTGCGATAAATGTGGCAAGCAGATGCGCACCAAAATCATTCTGAAGAAGCATCAGGAACTAATGCACTCGAATACACCGCGACCGGAGCCCGAGTTGAAGCAGTGCCAAATCTGCGGAGCCTGGCTTAAGGGAATGACGGGACTGAAGCAGCACATGAAGAGCATCCATGTGGAAAGTGCCGGAGAGCATCGTTGTCATGTGTGCAGCAAGATTTCACCAAATGCTCGTGCTCTACGTCGCCACATCTATCACAA TCACGAGTGCGAGCGTAAATTCAAGTGTACCATGTGCGATAAGGCCTTCAAACGACCACAAGAACTAAAG gaacacacatccacacacacaggcGAGGTGTTGTACACATGTCCCAATTGCCCGATGACATTCTTCTGCAGCGCCAACATGTACAAGCATCGACAACGCTTGCATCGGGCTCAATATATGGCCGACAAGAATCAGCCAAAACCGCCAAATATATTGCAGCAAGCGGTGGGAGCCACAGCGGCCATGAAGatcaaattaatgcaaaactCGAACGCAGCTAGCATAGAATCCGACTTGAAGCATTTCTAG
- the LOC117785790 gene encoding LOW QUALITY PROTEIN: uncharacterized protein LOC117785790 (The sequence of the model RefSeq protein was modified relative to this genomic sequence to represent the inferred CDS: inserted 2 bases in 1 codon) produces MTAFLLLYNPNWQQHLNQVESTTTATTPAAASIDDLEKELPEVDFNYWYHYAQPGSYRLNSTCAQYPDPLDLQLHNYYWQTFFNANVTFRLYAAYLDKRRAVNSSRGVVRILATANQIGNDFPSTYCQLWFVGHEQPILTPISEYISVWPLIWDLKPLFSYPHLLSCPVPNTLPRNLQGSYPRTVSLTTHICEHASNSLRVHYELPNNNSISKGITSYATGSSSSSSKITLNFGICLKAFDFAFVDISSRLIEWFELQRLLGATRIYAYVYNVHPAVQRTLDYYQSSGFLELRPLTMANGTPRLPHYLHLLINNRLLMKRLNELIPYNDCFYRNMYRHDYMVNVDIDEVIMPAGGLRTWHELLAADQEATKFYCPNGFGSLCLIQSIYPINHKQSNSNSDELFLLQNTFRRNYTRENVATKCFHITKYSLTLHNHYTLQILRGPCHRRFLGTHLAQMQHYKVSNXKRLIPSLIEDRSTWKYAKDLREAVNYVSKHLNN; encoded by the exons ATGACTGCATTTTTGCTGCTCTACAATCCAAATTGGCAACAGCATTTGAACCAAGTGGAgtctacaacaacagcaacaacaccagcagctGCTTCAATTGATGATCTGGAAAAGGAACTACCCGAAGTGGATTTTAATTACTGGTATCACTATGCCCAACCAGGCAGCTATAGATTGAACTCAACTTGTGCCCAGTATCCCGACCCGTTGGATCTGCAGCTGCACAATTATTATTGGCAGACCTTTTTTAATGCCAATGTGACGTTTCGTCTTTATGCCGCTTATCTGGACAAACGCAGGGCGGTCAATTCGTCGCGGGGTGTGGTGCGCATTTTAGCCACGGCTAATCAAATTGGTAACGACTTTCCATCGACATACTGTCAGCTGTGGTTTGTGGGCCATGAGCAGCCAATTCTGACCCCAATCAGTGAGTATATCAGTGTGTGGCCACTGATTTGGGACCTTAAACCACTTTTCAGCTATCCACATCTTTTGAGCTGCCCAGTGCCAAATACTTTACCCAGAAATCTGCAAGGATCTTATCCCAGAACTGTCTCACTGACCACACACATATGTGAGCACGCCAGCAACTCACTTCGTGTCCACTACGAACTTCCTAACAATAATAGCATTAGCAAG GGAATCACCAGTTATGCAACGGGCagcagctcctcctcctccaagATAACACTCAATTTTGGGATATGCCTGAAGGCATTTGATTTTGCCTTTGTGGACATATCGTCCCGTTTGATCGAGTGGTTTGAACTGCAGCGTCTTCTGGGCGCCACTCGCATCTATGCCTATGTATATAATGTGCATCCGGCGGTGCAACGGACTCTGGATTATTATCAGAGCAGTGGATTCCTAGAGTTGCGACCGCTTACAATGGCCAATGGGACTCCCCGATTGCCACACTATCTGCACTTGTTGATCAATAATCGCTTGTTAATGAAGCGACTCAACGAGCTGATACCCTACAATGACTGCTTCTATCGGAATATGTACAGGCACGACTATATGGTCAATGTGGATATCGATGAGGTGATAATGCCAGCGGGAGGTCTACGTACTTGGCATGAGTTATTGGCTGCCGATCAAGAAGCAACCAAATTTTATTGTCCCAATGGCTTTGGTTCGCTCTGCTTAATTCAATCCATATACCCCATCAATCACAAgcaatcaaattcaaattcagatGAGCTCTTTTTGTTGCAAAATACATTCCGTCGGAATTACACACGGGAAAACGTAGCCACAAAGTGTTTCCACATCACAAAATACTCCTTGACTCTCCACAATCACTACACGCTCCAGATTCTGCGAGGTCCTTGTCATCGTCGCTTTCTGGGAACACATCTTGCCCAAATGCAGCACTATAAAGTCAGCAA AAAACGATTGATCCCTTCCTTGATTGAGGATCGCAGCACTTGGAAATATGCCAAGGATTTGAGAGAGGCTGTTAATTATGTTTCAAAGCATCTAAACAATTGA
- the LOC117784064 gene encoding uncharacterized protein LOC117784064, which produces MSKAEKKMVPRNQLKSFKDRKTFWYTVNELMKNEVCPSCGRSMNKFKNITAHVKRCFSIKKIGPIYRLHGYNECICGLLIADNAKAKKLHLCTGEVPAFEPELNYEQLRSSSNLSNQDDQSTGNQILSSPHLERELLQPKPWIRNFVSPFKLDIENVQDNTKSEPRVRNFDMASNNLEPEPHNVSVYSIGSNNGAIFVRGHSGKSQTTNFILKRDPRLRLPSLKYS; this is translated from the exons ATGTCGAAGGCAGAGAAAAAGATG GTCCCAAGGAACCAGTTGAAATCGTTTAAAGATCGAAAGACATTTTGGTACACAGTAAATGAATTGATGAAAAATGAAGTATGTCCCAGTTGTGGTAGATCTATGAACAAGTTCAAGAATATAACGGCGCACGTTAAACGCTGTTTTAGCATTAAGAAAATCGGACCTATCTACCGACTTCATGGCTATAATGAATGTATATGCGGACTTTTGATAGCCGACAATGCGAAGGCTAAGAAACTGCATTTATGTACG gGTGAGGTGCCAGCATTTGAGCCAGAATTGAACTATGAGCAGTTGAGGAGTTCTTCAAATTTAAGCAACCAAGATGATCAATCTACAGGCAATCAGATCCTATCAAGTCCTCACTTGGAACGTGAGTTGCTTCAGCCTAAGCCGTGGATACGAAACTTTGTGTCGCCATTCAAATTAGATATTGAAAATGTGCAGGATAACACAAAATCAGAACCACGAGTTCGCAATTTTGACATGGCATCCAACAATTTAGAGCCGGAGCCTCACAATGTGAGTGTTTATTCAATAGGCTCGAATAATGGCGCTATATTCGTAAGAGGACATTCGGGAAAATCACAAACAAcgaattttattcttaaaagaGATCCAAGGCTTCGACTGCCAAGCCTCAAATATAGTTAG
- the LOC117785205 gene encoding cytochrome b reductase 1 isoform X2, protein MLIVILSTILLVGVLILTLFWVMFYRGGFAWSDKPSQQFNLHPILMIAGFVTLSGFSILIYRLCRCMKHIYVKLIHMFFHAAAIPCIALGFLSVFDSHNVLQKVNFYSLHSWLGFVTMGMFVLQFVIGFFSFLVMLCCENKTYSCRSAMVPIHASLGLANFWLAIATSVTGIIEKERETAKDPNLSEDNRLIEHYITSAIGITLVVIGIIVTFAVRRTNAPASAKVYVTERI, encoded by the exons ATGCTGATAGTCATATTATCGACTATACTTTTGGTGGGCGTATTGATTCTCACACTCTTCTGGGTAATGTTCTATCGTGGGGGCTTCGCCTGGTCGGATAAACCCTCACAGCAGTTCAATTTGCATCCCATACTCATGATAGCTGGTTTTGTAACGCTTTCCGGATTTT CAATCTTAATTTATAGACTGTGCCGTTGCATGAAGCACATCTATGTGAAGCTGATTCACATGTTCTTTCACGCCGCAGCGATACCCTGTATTGCCCTCGGCTTCCTCTCCGTCTTCGACTCGCACAATGTATTGCAAAAGGTGAATTTCTACAGTCTCCATTCGTGGCTGGGCTTCGTGACAATGGGCATGTTTGTGCTGCAATTTGTAATTGGCTTCTTCAG CTTTCTGGTGATGCTCTGCTGTGAAAACAAGACTTACAGCTGCCGTTCAGCCATGGTTCCTATACATGCCAGCTTGGGATTGGCCAATTTCTGGCTGGCCATTGCCACATCCGTCACGGGAATTATTGAGAAGGAACGCGAGACCGCCAAAGATCCAAACTTGAG TGAGGACAACAGACTCATTGAGCACTATATAACGAGTGCGATAGGCATCACATTGGTTGTCATTGGGATTATCGTGACCTTTGCCGTGCGAAGGACAAACGCTCCTGCCTCCGCCAAAGTTTATGTCACCGAACGCATTTAG
- the LOC117785220 gene encoding transcription factor grauzone isoform X1, giving the protein MFCLDRTVPENCILCLEDNPLTLDQYIDIYSEKGLQLNVVKIINKHLPMQLAAGPSLAPSHVPASSGSKVCLECWKTLSAFHTLHDFVSAAQVSLRETKVLLMEEEEEDDPLTQINFNADKQSTVQTELSFYPEVKIEEHELEQLPKIEVLESMTNLDASTARRLRKRVKAEAETVQVVSEEAAPKKRRGRPRKTEIPKEKEMPQEQQKIEQSVHETVEIEADLKREKPTDLSDQDEQEFSCNFDEGLNDHSNDSSADSSDDDDDDDDDDDDSDFEFKADKPSEVAFAVIPKRTPVRPKKYKKRAKPTEPKVRMSRELLDQRKKQQEEYDGIIAKFFSDVLPCSICNLLVHNFTEMQRHHRLTHQVDPGYMICCGRKFTQRKVLAEHVLVHWNPEHFKCITCKKAFQNSRHLESHQQVHVAKVSFQCDLCSKVFLSKTAIDYHKLNKHVPKSEFKFTCNECGKKFLTERKLKNHMSSMHDPESIIICDKCGKQMRTKIILKKHQELMHSNTPRPEPELKQCQICGAWLKGMTGLKQHMKSIHVESAGEHRCHVCSKISPNARALRRHIYHNHECERKFKCTMCDKAFKRPQELKEHTSTHTGEVLYTCPNCPMTFFCSANMYKHRQRLHRAQYMADKNQPKPPNILQQAVGATAAMKIKLMQNSNAASIESDLKHF; this is encoded by the exons atgttttgtttAGATCGAACAGTGCCTGAGAACTGTATTCTCTGTCTGGAGGATAATCCGCTGACGCTTGAccaatatatcgatatatactCCGAAAAGGGATTACAACTCAATGTGGTGAAGATTATCAACAAACATTTGCCAATGCAGCTGGCTGCTGGTCCCTCTCTCGCTCCCTCTCACGTTCCCGCTTCCAGTGGCAGTAAAGTGTGCCTGGAATGCTGGAAGACACTGTCCGCTTTCCATACGCTGCATGATTTCGTCAGTGCTGCGCAGGTTTCGCTGCGAGAGACGAAGGTGCTCCTaatggaggaggaggaagaggatgATCCGTTGACCCAAATCAACTTCAATGCGGATAAACAGTCTACGGTTCAAACGGAGTTATCCTTTTATCCGGAGGTTAAGATCGAGGAACACGAACTGGAGCAGTTGCCTAAGATTGAGGTGCTCGAGAGCATGACTAATCTGGATGCTTCTACGGCCAGACGCTTAAGGAAACGCGTCAAGGCGGAAGCGGAAACTGTCCAAGTTGTCAGTGAGGAAGCGGCGCCAAAGAAACGTCGCGGAAGACCGCGTAAAACGGAAATTCCCAAGGAAAAGGAAATGCCGCAGGAGCAGCAG AAAATCGAGCAGTCAGTGCATGAGACGGTAGAGATCGAAGCGGATTTGAAAAGAGAAAAGCCGACGGACTTGAGCGACCAGGATGAACAGGAATTCAGTTGTAATTTCGATGAAGGACTCAATGATCacagcaacgacagcagcGCAGATTCCtccgatgatgatgacgatgatgatgatgatgatgatgattcgGACTTTGAGTTCAAGGCGGATAAACCCAGCGAAGTGGCATTCGCCGTGATACCAAAGAGAACTCCGGTGCGGCCCAAGAAATACAAGAAGCGAGCGAAACCGACGGAGCCAAAAGTGCGCATGTCCCGGGAACTGTTGGATCAGCGCAAGAAGCAGCAGGAGGAATACGATGGCATCATTGCCAAGTTCTTCAGTGATGTGCTGCCCTGCTCCATCTGCAATCTGTTGGTGCACAATTTTACGGAAATGCAACGCCATCATCGCCTCACACATCAGGTGGATCCTGGTTACATGATCTGCTGTGGCCGGAAGTTCACCCAACGCAAGGTGCTTGCGGAACATGTGCTGGTCCACTGGAATCCCGAGCACTTCAAGTGCATCACCTGCAAGAAGGCATTCCAGAACTCCAGGCACCTCGAGTCCCATCAACAGGTGCACGTAGCAAAGGTCTCCTTCCAGTGCGACCTCTGCTCCAAGGTGTTCCTCAGCAAGACGGCCATCGATTACCACAAGCTCAACAAACACGTTCCCAAATCCGAGTTCAAATTCACTTGCAATGAGTGCGGCAAAAA ATTCCTGACTGAGCGTAAGCTGAAGAATCACATGAGTTCCATGCACGATCCGGAGAGTATAATTATTTGCGATAAATGTGGCAAGCAGATGCGCACCAAAATCATTCTGAAGAAGCATCAGGAACTAATGCACTCGAATACACCGCGACCGGAGCCCGAGTTGAAGCAGTGCCAAATCTGCGGAGCCTGGCTTAAGGGAATGACGGGACTGAAGCAGCACATGAAGAGCATCCATGTGGAAAGTGCCGGAGAGCATCGTTGTCATGTGTGCAGCAAGATTTCACCAAATGCTCGTGCTCTACGTCGCCACATCTATCACAA TCACGAGTGCGAGCGTAAATTCAAGTGTACCATGTGCGATAAGGCCTTCAAACGACCACAAGAACTAAAG gaacacacatccacacacacaggcGAGGTGTTGTACACATGTCCCAATTGCCCGATGACATTCTTCTGCAGCGCCAACATGTACAAGCATCGACAACGCTTGCATCGGGCTCAATATATGGCCGACAAGAATCAGCCAAAACCGCCAAATATATTGCAGCAAGCGGTGGGAGCCACAGCGGCCATGAAGatcaaattaatgcaaaactCGAACGCAGCTAGCATAGAATCCGACTTGAAGCATTTCTAG
- the LOC117785220 gene encoding transcription factor grauzone isoform X3, translated as MFCLDRTVPENCILCLEDNPLTLDQYIDIYSEKGLQLNVVKIINKHLPMQLAAGPSLAPSHVPASSGSKVCLECWKTLSAFHTLHDFVSAAQVSLRETKVLLMEEEEEDDPLTQINFNADKQSTVQTELSFYPEVKIEEHELEQLPKIEVLESMTNLDASTARRLRKRVKAEAETVQVVSEEAAPKKRRGRPRKTEIPKEKEMPQEQQKIEQSVHETVEIEADLKREKPTDLSDQDEQEFSCNFDEGLNDHSNDSSADSSDDDDDDDDDDDDSDFEFKADKPSEVAFAVIPKRTPVRPKKYKKRAKPTEPKVRMSRELLDQRKKQQEEYDGIIAKFFSDVLPCSICNLLVHNFTEMQRHHRLTHQVDPGYMICCGRKFTQRKVLAEHVLVHWNPEHFKCITCKKAFQNSRHLESHQQVHVAKVSFQCDLCSKVFLSKTAIDYHKLNKHVPKSEFKFTCNECGKK; from the exons atgttttgtttAGATCGAACAGTGCCTGAGAACTGTATTCTCTGTCTGGAGGATAATCCGCTGACGCTTGAccaatatatcgatatatactCCGAAAAGGGATTACAACTCAATGTGGTGAAGATTATCAACAAACATTTGCCAATGCAGCTGGCTGCTGGTCCCTCTCTCGCTCCCTCTCACGTTCCCGCTTCCAGTGGCAGTAAAGTGTGCCTGGAATGCTGGAAGACACTGTCCGCTTTCCATACGCTGCATGATTTCGTCAGTGCTGCGCAGGTTTCGCTGCGAGAGACGAAGGTGCTCCTaatggaggaggaggaagaggatgATCCGTTGACCCAAATCAACTTCAATGCGGATAAACAGTCTACGGTTCAAACGGAGTTATCCTTTTATCCGGAGGTTAAGATCGAGGAACACGAACTGGAGCAGTTGCCTAAGATTGAGGTGCTCGAGAGCATGACTAATCTGGATGCTTCTACGGCCAGACGCTTAAGGAAACGCGTCAAGGCGGAAGCGGAAACTGTCCAAGTTGTCAGTGAGGAAGCGGCGCCAAAGAAACGTCGCGGAAGACCGCGTAAAACGGAAATTCCCAAGGAAAAGGAAATGCCGCAGGAGCAGCAG AAAATCGAGCAGTCAGTGCATGAGACGGTAGAGATCGAAGCGGATTTGAAAAGAGAAAAGCCGACGGACTTGAGCGACCAGGATGAACAGGAATTCAGTTGTAATTTCGATGAAGGACTCAATGATCacagcaacgacagcagcGCAGATTCCtccgatgatgatgacgatgatgatgatgatgatgatgattcgGACTTTGAGTTCAAGGCGGATAAACCCAGCGAAGTGGCATTCGCCGTGATACCAAAGAGAACTCCGGTGCGGCCCAAGAAATACAAGAAGCGAGCGAAACCGACGGAGCCAAAAGTGCGCATGTCCCGGGAACTGTTGGATCAGCGCAAGAAGCAGCAGGAGGAATACGATGGCATCATTGCCAAGTTCTTCAGTGATGTGCTGCCCTGCTCCATCTGCAATCTGTTGGTGCACAATTTTACGGAAATGCAACGCCATCATCGCCTCACACATCAGGTGGATCCTGGTTACATGATCTGCTGTGGCCGGAAGTTCACCCAACGCAAGGTGCTTGCGGAACATGTGCTGGTCCACTGGAATCCCGAGCACTTCAAGTGCATCACCTGCAAGAAGGCATTCCAGAACTCCAGGCACCTCGAGTCCCATCAACAGGTGCACGTAGCAAAGGTCTCCTTCCAGTGCGACCTCTGCTCCAAGGTGTTCCTCAGCAAGACGGCCATCGATTACCACAAGCTCAACAAACACGTTCCCAAATCCGAGTTCAAATTCACTTGCAATGAGTGCGGCAAAAAGTAA
- the LOC117785205 gene encoding cytochrome b reductase 1 isoform X3 — MRDRHLGKMPRGGTTTARYEEDPDNAWNACSWCEYMLIVILSTILLVGVLILTLFWVMFYRGGFAWSDKPSQQFNLHPILMIAGFVTLSGFSILIYRLCRCMKHIYVKLIHMFFHAAAIPCIALGFLSVFDSHNVLQKVNFYSLHSWLGFVTMGMFVLQFVIGFFSFLVMLCCENKTYSCRSAMVPIHASLGLANFWLAIATSVTGIIEKERETAKDPNLSEDNRLIEHYITSAIGITLVVIGIIVTFAVRRTNAPASAKVYVTERI; from the exons ACGCTATGAGGAGGATCCGGATAATGCGTGGAACGCCTGTTCCTGGTGTGAATACATGCTGATAGTCATATTATCGACTATACTTTTGGTGGGCGTATTGATTCTCACACTCTTCTGGGTAATGTTCTATCGTGGGGGCTTCGCCTGGTCGGATAAACCCTCACAGCAGTTCAATTTGCATCCCATACTCATGATAGCTGGTTTTGTAACGCTTTCCGGATTTT CAATCTTAATTTATAGACTGTGCCGTTGCATGAAGCACATCTATGTGAAGCTGATTCACATGTTCTTTCACGCCGCAGCGATACCCTGTATTGCCCTCGGCTTCCTCTCCGTCTTCGACTCGCACAATGTATTGCAAAAGGTGAATTTCTACAGTCTCCATTCGTGGCTGGGCTTCGTGACAATGGGCATGTTTGTGCTGCAATTTGTAATTGGCTTCTTCAG CTTTCTGGTGATGCTCTGCTGTGAAAACAAGACTTACAGCTGCCGTTCAGCCATGGTTCCTATACATGCCAGCTTGGGATTGGCCAATTTCTGGCTGGCCATTGCCACATCCGTCACGGGAATTATTGAGAAGGAACGCGAGACCGCCAAAGATCCAAACTTGAG TGAGGACAACAGACTCATTGAGCACTATATAACGAGTGCGATAGGCATCACATTGGTTGTCATTGGGATTATCGTGACCTTTGCCGTGCGAAGGACAAACGCTCCTGCCTCCGCCAAAGTTTATGTCACCGAACGCATTTAG
- the LOC117783040 gene encoding V-type proton ATPase subunit C, with protein sequence MMSEYWIISAPGDKTCQQTFDTMNNLTSKQHNLCSNYKFHIPDLKVGTLDQLVGLSDDLGKLDTYVEQITRKVAMYLGEVLEDQRDKLHENLLANNTELPQYLTRFQWDMAKYPIKQSLRNIADIISKQIGQIDGDLKTKSQAYNNLKGNLQNLEKKKTGSLLTRNLADLVKKEHFILDSEYLTTLLVIVPKVMANDWLANYEKITDMIVPRSSQLIKEDSDYCLFNVTLFKKVTEEFKLHARERKFIVRDFVYNEEELAAGKNEMTKLMTDKKKQFGPLVRWLKVNFSEAFCALIHVKALRVFVESVLRYGLPVNFQAILIEPNKKSVKRLRDVLNQLYGHLDGASAGGHVSSADNVDIPGLGFGQSEYYPYVFYKVNIDMVEQTKL encoded by the exons ATGATGTCCGAATATTGGATTATCTCGGCGCCTGGCGACAAGACGTGCCAACAAACCTTCGACACGATGAACAACCTCACCAGCAAGCAACATAATCTATGCAGTAACTACAAGTTCCATATACCCGATTTAAag gtgGGAACATTGGATCAGCTTGTCGGTCTGTCCGATGATCTGGGAAAACTGGACACGTATGTGGAGCAGATCACCAGGAAGGTGGCCATGTATTTGGGTGAAGTGCTCGAGGATCAGCGCGATAAGCTCCATGAGAAccttttggccaacaaca CCGAACTGCCGCAGTATTTAACGCGTTTCCAATGGGACATGGCCAAATATCCAATTAAGCAATCGCTCCGAAATATTGCCGATATAATTTCAAAGCAAATCGGTCAAATTGATGGCGATTTGAAGACGAAATCGCAGGCTTACAACAACCTCAAGGGCAATTTGCAGAATTTGGAAAAGAAGAAAAC TGGCAGTTTGTTAACACGCAACCTTGCGGATTTGGTTAAGAAGGAGCACTTTATTCTGGACTCGGAGTACTTGACCACGCTCCTGGTGATTGTGCCAAA AGTCATGGCCAACGATTGGTTAGCCAATTATGAGAAAATCACGGACATGATTGTACCACGCTCGTCGCAGCTCATCAAGGAGGACTCCGACTACTGTCTCTTCAACGTGACGCTCTTCAAGAAGGTCACCGAGGAGTTCAAGCTCCACGCCCGTGAACGCAAGTTCATAGTGCGTGATTTCGTCTATAACGAGGAGGAGTTGGCGGCGGGAAAGAACGAGATGACCAAACTGATGACCGACAAGAAGAAGCAGTTT GGTCCTTTGGTGCGCTGGCTGAAGGTGAACTTCAGCGAGGCATTCTGTGCCTTGATCCATGTGAAGGCGCTGCGCGTGTTTGTGGAATCCGTGCTTAG GTACGGCCTGCCGGTCAACTTCCAGGCCATATTGATAGAGCCGAACAAGAAGAGCGTGAAGCGTTTGCGCGATGTTCTCAACCAGCTCTATGGCCATTTGGATGGTGCCTCCGCTGGCGGACATGTCAGCAGTGCTGAT AATGTCGATATTCCCGGCTTGGGCTTTGGCCAATCCGAATACTATCCCTATGTGTTCTACAAGGTGAACATCGATATGGTTGAGCAAACAAAGCTTTAA